Within Catharus ustulatus isolate bCatUst1 chromosome 5, bCatUst1.pri.v2, whole genome shotgun sequence, the genomic segment CAAAAATGCCAGCAGAATATTTTGTATAAACTAGTTCTACTGAATGTCAATTCTAGTATTACACagcttaaattatttttagatacCGAAGTAGTAAAGCAACTTATAGATGATGTTGGtgttgttaaaaataaatatatgcagCAGGATGGAACAATTGCTTTCTTACACAAATAGGGAACAGAAAACAATTAACCTTATGATTCTCACACCTGTCTTTGCATATCATGGCAGCCAAAGCTACTTTCCTGGCACTCAAGCAAGCTATTTTTTGATTGAGTATACTGAAAAGTCTGTTCACAAAATCTTACGCTATGCAATGATTGtaaaaaaacttctaaaaagCACTCACCTGAGAAAACACTCATAGGAATATTTATGATTTCAAAGTCTAAAGCAATAATATTGGCTTGACCAGCTTTCAAAATCAGTAAGATTCTATTTCAAATACAATTAGccttatttattaattttcctaaAGAAGATAATGAACATGTTTAAAATCATCCAGaggatttcttttctctcaaTATTATACAAGTTTTTAAGTGCCTATTCATATTTTGGCTTAACCTCAGATGTGCCTCTCCCAAAGTGTAGTTTTAATGACACAAGCATGTTCTGAAAGCTCCCATTCAAGAATGGCGGTACATTTCTGATCACTTACACAACAAATCCAACCTTTAACCAGCCAGGGTTTTATTTAGCATCCAGGTGTATTCCACATTCTACAGATGCAGTATTATGAGTTCTACATTCATTTTAGAATTAAAAGTTTCTGAACGCCTAAGCACTATGCAGTTAAACACTAACTTCCCAAATCAATGCAGTACTTACCGACAGTAGGGATTTCGCCGAGAAGAGTAGCGTAATGTAAGAAACCTATAGTAAATGAatggctggagcaggctccctTGTCCACTGAAAGAGAACAGTTCAGTAGAGCTTACTAgtgacaaaaaaccaaaccgaaacaccaaaaccaggaatatttctaagaaaaacaagcaaactaCTTGCTCAAAAAAGCTACACAAAAGAAGGCTAGATTTGGGTCACACTGGTTCAGAAAATCTAGATCTGACAAGAAAAAGTACATTTACAAATGCATAAACATTATAGAATAAAACTGCTCAATGAAGTACTTAAAGAAGTGCTGTTCTTGTAtagattttatatttatgaaGTGTTTTTATATGCTTCATTTCTCATTGCAAAGAATCACAGGAATGATGTTGGACACATATTCAATAGCAAGAAAACATTTGTTGTCAAGCCCAGAAACTGGCTGACATAAGTAGTCCAGTTACATTGACCCTCTTCAATCTAATTGTAGCATTTTGAATATCTGGACCATATTTCTATTATCTTTTGCAAAACTTCTCAGAACACACTGCAGACAATTACAGATGTACAATGAGACTTTAATGCCAAGCTAATACATATTTCTTTCAGTTACAGTGAAATTAAGCTTCGGTATTTCACAAAACTGCTGTTTGATCTGTGAAATAGTGGAAACACTGCACACAAACCATacacagcaaagcacagaaatgccCTAAGTTTTAGTGACTGAAGCCACTTTAAATAgcacattatttaaaaattctgtttgaatTTAAACATGATGGTATGTAGTTCCAGCAAGTAGAACTCCATCAAGTAACAGCAGCATCTTTacccagaagaaaaacataaagtGGAAGTGAACTACAGGAGGGAAGAAAGATGAACTCTTGAAACCGGTACAGTATTGACAAACAATTTAATATGCTACAacatttaaagaacaaaatttcGCAATAGCTGGTTTTagcaattaaattattttaaagtttggCATATGACCTTTTAGAAGCATCAGTATCTAGCAGATGACATACCAAGTAGCAACATTTCACGTACTACATTCTCCACAGAGAGacataagaaaacaaaaagctatACTAAGTTCAAAGCACTTGAAAGTTTCAGATACTGGATAGAGTGTATCTGCCAGCTGGTAAGTGGTCTCAGATGGAATGCAATCCTTGAGGGCTGAAGCACTGAAATGTTCAGCTGATACATCAAAAGATAAAGACAAATTATCCATCCAGTCCAAGAAGGTAAAGCCTCCCTTCTACTGCTTATGAGACCACTCAAGACAAATGTTCCTACCATGCTATAACGTGTGTAGAACAAAGGTTGCAACGACCCAAACTTCTGTTACTGGAAGGTCATTACGCCTGCACAACTTCAGTAGGATTCCAACATGTTCAAGATCCCTAAAATGACTTCAACAGGCTGCACAGCAGGCAAAAtcaaatggaataaaaaaactcaaaagGGTCACAGCTCACaagcagcacaggagagaaTGCAACTACTCCTGCTTGCACACTTTTTGCATAATGAGACTTTGCCATTTAAATTTCAGGAATCTAATTTCCAAAAATAACAGTTCACTTTCAGTGAAGCTGAAGATCTTAATATTCTACTAAACTAACCAAAATTAAACTTACTGATCAATGTACTGACAGTAATGTGGGTGAATTCAAGTTTCAAGCCTGAAAAACTCCCATGTGACTCATCACCCACACTATGAAAGGGAAGGTTTTTTTGATGCTCAGTTCACTATATATATATCACTATTATATATAGTGAATGCCTTTTGATGTCAGGATGCACCAAATTAAGAAGCCTAAGAGTcacttaaattttatttgaagttCCAGCCTTGGTCAGCCAGAACCATACAAATGGAGTACTATGATCCACAGAGAACTCATTTGCAAAAAGCAGTCTTGTGTAGCGGTttctaattatttaaatatttaccatAATTCTTACCTGAAGAGCATAAAAACTGTAGCTGGCATCAGGAAAATTTCATTGCAAGCAATGAATTTTAGAATATTCTGTTGATTAGCATTCAGTTTCTCTAAGAGGTTTCTCAAAAAGGGCACACTGTTTGAACTTCGCGCCtttaaagaagaagaaattatttacagaaaacatAAAAGTTGCACCTATCTTCATtagaacaaagaaaacaaaatgcagcaatTGCTATTTACCACTCATTTCAACATTTTAAGACTTTATCAGTTTTGAAATTAACATCGTAAGGAAAACTACTGCAGGCTTGGAACTCCTTAATTTACAGAGTTCAATTAAAGGCATCAGATGTTGCAATTCCCTCATCCACCAATTTTAGGTTCAACTGCCCAGAGCCTTGTTCAGTCCACTAAGAGGAAGTGCCCACGGTAGCAAGACAGCCCAGTTAGAAACACCAAAGCCTGGAGTTACATTAAGATGCACAAGGCAGTGCATTGAGCAGCAAGAGCAACTGGCAAGTATTTTGCTTGCTAGTCTCACCCTGTAGTTTGATACTTTACTACTGAAATAGAACAATAAAATTTAGTTTGAAAAATACACATCTTAAGCGTCAACTTAACCATTCCAcagattttgtttccttcaaagaaaagcatttggaaaaaaataactagTGTCAACTCCAACATATCATCccacagaaggggaaaaaataaagaaacaaaccaccaaaccaaaccaatcaaAAAAAGTCTTATCAAATTCTCTGTGCTGAGATTCCATACTACTGTTTCACTCTAATTCCTCTAGTGCAgccaaagaaaaccaaaccagagcTGCAACTTAAGCCTGTTTATAAACCCCAATAATACCAATTGTATTAATTGTAACATATAAATATCACACTTACATCAAGAACCTTCTTCGTGTATGTGGCAGCATGAAGCAAAGAGAAcagcagaactggaaaaatACTCACTGAAGCAAGTCATAAGGAAAATTACAGGCTGTGCAAGTGCCTCATTTCTCCATGACGTTAAACTACACCAGTCATAGCTTGATGGCTCTTTGCAAAAGTTTGGCTGGAATGACCTATACTGGATGAAGATATGTATAAGCCTAAGACCTAGATTTATAgctctttcttttgcttcttaCACCTCTTTGCGATGCATTTTTATTAACTTCAAAATATGAGTGTTTGCAAATATGCAAAATTATAACACACACCATTAGACACCAGTGTGCTTCTACTGAAATGCTTCTCTCTATACAGAAAGCACATGTGAGCTTACTACTCAAAACCTCTTAAATACATGTTGTTGTATGTTTTATTAAAAGATGCtgcaaaactaatttttttaacatgcaGTCAAGAAGAACATGCAGTTGCCAGccattctgatttttctgagcAAGAATGTAgacatttctgtttcagaatgaTTTTAAGAGTAGGACTTTAAGTGTACATAGTGTGACATAAAGAAATGTCAGCTCTGACATGTCACCTTTGGCAATCCACAGGAGCAAATTTTGCAGACTTTATCAGTTCAATAATTTACCTGAGAAAGCTACTACTGAATAATTCTCTCTACATGATGAATGTCTACTACAGTAAAAACTATATAAATCCTGTACtggcaaaaaatgaaaattaccaACTTCTCCAAATATCACTGAAGGGTGGTCATAAAATCCATCAAACTtaagcctaaaaaaaaaaatctaggtaGCCAGAGAATGCAGTGCACTAATTATAGAGCTGATTAAACTGAATATGAATCAATCAAAATAAGCCTCTCATATTTTACATAGAGTATGTTCTATAAATAGCAAACATATCAAACTAGTTCAAACTAGTTTTTCAAATCATAGCAAAGGTGATGAAAAGAATcatgtttttaatatatttaaaaacattagCAAGATGACACAAGAAAAGGATACTTGTAACAGGGTAGGAATTCACAAAGATAAGGGAGTACAGCAGGTAATGGCAGCTGTCCTCCAGCAAAGCCTGGGCCAGAAATGCCCTGCTAAGCTGGAAGTGCGGTAGCCTTTGGTGTAGTCGGAGGGCACTGGTAAGAGCATTTGCCAGCAAGGCACGCTGATAAAAGCTTGCTGCTTCATGCAACCTGCAAATCATCAGAGGAGATGTTACCATGTGAACCAAGCTCAGAAGTCTTCTACTCTCGAGAATTGCATCACAACTGAACAATACCTgaagtatttatatttatttctattattgtACATAAGCACTACTCTCAAAAAATAACTCAGAAACTTAACACTGACTTTAGTGCAGGTGCCTAAGATAACTCAATATAACACTCCATTTACAcacaaaaacatgcatttaccACTATTCTACATTTGTTCAATACATTTTCCAAACACATCTGCAAGTGTTTTAAACCAATCTAAAATCTGTAAGCTATTCTGACAAAAAGCATCCAAGTAAGGTGAATAACAGCAATTTACCTTACTTGTAAAAAACAATTATATGCAAAGGGAATCTAGTTTGTTTGTAAATTTTTATGCTATTTTACAATATTATGGTACATACCCCAGAAGAGGCAGGACAAATAAAGCTGAGCAGTAAACCGTGAACAAACGGGAAATCCACATTGCTGTATCCAACTTGTTAGCCATCAGAAATTGCTacattggaaaagaaaaaaaaaatttaaaaaagaccAGCCCCAACAGAAGCTGGTATCTTAATACTTGCGTACAATGAACATTCTTCCCAATTCTGTTAAATTGCAAGTCTTTCCTCAACCTCAGTGTAAGCAAATTACACCTTGAAGCagaaagttggttttttttgttctgtgatACTTGGCTCATATGATGATACTAGCCAGATCAAAAACAGCTTGGCTTCCTCAGAACTAAGAAGCTCCTTTGTACATTACAATCAAATACACTGGTAAGACCTTctagaaaaatagtttttttctaTCCAAACACGCCTCACTACACAGTCAGCTTCACAAATGTTATCATGTAGGGTCACTGGACCTGACTGACTTTTGCTTCAAGGTTTCTTTTAGAATACActgcacacacctggggctAAATCTCCACAATTCTTAGCGAGGGAGGAAAAACACAGGGTGAGGTTAAGCTGGCGTAACTACATTACAAGGAAAGTGGCATCGTTTTGGCTCACATATGTATGGccttgaaaaagcagaaaacttttcACAGTAATCCTGACCTCTCCTCTTGTTGGGCTCTTCCtaaccacagccctgctcagtcTTGATACAGCCAAAGTGCCAGAAGGCGCTAATGAAACTCAGAATGCTTTTGGTATATGTGCATCAGAATCAAAACAACAGCTTCCTTCCATCTGAAAGagttaacatttttttccaaatttggACCAGCTTtcaaaaattactattttcctCTATATTCCTAGTGCATCGCCATGGAAATTACCAGAAACCTACAAGCATCTTCATGATATGACTTTGTACCTCACTTGCACAGTATAACTACAGCATAGCACGAAGCTGTGTCAAGGCTAGGTCAGATtgtcaggaaaaggtttttcacccagagggtggttgggcactggcactggctccccagggaagcagtcACAGCCCGGGCCTGACGGAGTTCAAGCGTATGGACAGTGCTCTGAGGCACACGGTGTGACttctggggtgtcctgtgcagggccacgAGATGGACTCGAGGATTCTTGTGGGCGCCTttcaactcagcatattctacGATTCTGTGAAATAGAGATCCTACCACCCTGAATTACTTCCAATTCAGCCATTTTCAAGAGCGGCGGCACCCCAGGAGCCCGCTCTCAATTGGAAAGCGAAAGCTGCTCGTCCCCGCCCGCACCCGGGCGAGCAGTGCCCGCTGCCCTTCCGGCAGGACCCGCCGGAGCAGCaccgcgcccggcccggccccaggCCCGCAGCTCCTTACcacggccccgccgccggccccgcctGCCATGGGCCCGTTCTGCGTGGAGTCCGCCATGGCCGCACCTGCGGGGAGAGACGCGCCTCAGCTTGTGGGACACGGGCGACAGCAATCGCcgccccccgagcccccgctcccggcccggccgcgaCCCACCGCAAGCGCCACACCGCGCACGGAACACGCTCCGGCGGATCGCACTCCCGGATGCGGCGGGACGCCACTtcccgcgggccgcggggctGCCGGGCAATGTAGGCGGTGACTGGGATGCTCCCGGCGGCGCCTGGCGGCCTCACGGGATGCGCGGGGATGAGCGGCGGGGTGGCGGCTGCCGGCCGAGCCCCTGCTGCCTTGCCCGCTGTCCGCAGTAGCCCGGACACAGGTGCTCAGCTCCgtctgcaggggctgctcaggggcaCTCGCgtctggtgacagcagcagcgaCAGTGTGAATCCTCGGTTCGGCCCGGTTTGGGGAGTGTTTGCTTACTGGTGGCTAACTGGATTTCCGGGGCTCCGGGTTTCCGCAGCAGGCTGGCGAGGCTCAGTGCTGGGCACCAGCAATGTAAAGGGAATCGTAGGGGCACAGGACGCTCCGCAGCTCCCGGTGCTGCGGTGGCCCGGTGGTGTCACACAAACGGTGCGAGGCTGTGTTCTAGTGTCTTTGGTTCCCTATAATGTcaaaagaggaggggaaaaaacacaaaaacgCATCTCCTCAAAACCAGGTGGGCCTAAAGACTGTCAGAGATATTGCTGGATTTTTGAAACAAGTTTCTGAAATCGTTGGTCAATAATCACCAAACCAGAAAGTTAGGGAGCTTTGCTCAAGTATAGGTGTATCAGCAGCCTCTGACAGGAGGGCGGCACAGAGCAGAAGCAGCCTTCTGCTCACTCTCCGACATGAAATATATGTAATTTGCAGTCTCGGGAAGGTTTAATCCTCCCTTCATTAATCTTccccttgcctttttttttttttttttttttttttttttgccgcatAGCTATGTGAACATGTTTCTGTTCTCAGCTGGAAGTCTGTAACGCGTCTGAAGTAGCATCAAAGCAAAAGAGAACAGAACACGGGCCTGGTGACAGACACCTGTGACTTTTGGCTGCTATGGCTCCATGTAGCTGTGCTTCTGGCTTTCTCCGAACGACGTGCAGCAGGTTCCCCCTCCTGGCAGCACGGCTTCCAGGACATCGAGCCGTCTGCTCCAGGTTCTAATCGTTCCCAGAGGCTTTCGATTCAATTACTTACTAACAGCAAGAAAGACCTATTCCTGTGACCAAGGATATTGGAATCAACATCCGCAATCACCCCCATTTCTGGCTTATGGtgattaaaaaagaagaagattGATTGGAAGACATTCCCGAAGAATGTGTAATGAAGTATGTTGACAAGAAAGTAGCAAAAGTGTCAGATGATAGGGATTCTAATAGCATAAcaattacaaataatttaagCAATCTTAGGCTagttaacatttttaaattgaagatGCAGAACCTGGGAACAAGAACTACCTTCTTCtctgagattatttttctgcaggGGGAGGAGACTACTAAACAACAGTAAGAGAATTAGGACTCTCAGTGTGTCTACTGGGCATTCTCAGGTGTGTAATAAAACTGACAAACATTTATgctaaaccaaaataaagacTTCAAATATAGCCCAGTAAACTCAAGTTGAACCATTACCAGAACactatatttcaaaattaaatattgatatAACCAGGAGATTTGTTTAAATGCAACCGAAGCATGAAAACCACTGAATGTTTAACTGAAATgtcacaagggaaaaaaacctgcccAGTGTTCAAGATTACATGTATTTCTTAAATGAACCTAGGATGACAACTCCATGTCTTTAACAAGagtgctttttcatttcttagCACTTATAACTTAGGAAGTACTCAATGCATTTTTATGTAAAGTATTCATTTCTAGATTCTGGTCTCTTGGTCATAACAGCAAGAGTTATCTTTCACAATTTTgccttaatttaatttaaatagaatGTTAAACCATTATTTATTTGCAAAGGTAATGGAATAAAAAAGTCGTACTTTGGAAGATTTAGTAAGAAATGTCCCTCTTCACCCTTTGCAACTAGTCGCCTTTTTCTTCACACCAATCCTTGTTTTCCTGACTTTCCACTGCACTTGTTGTTGCTTCTTGTTTAATGTAGTCTCTTCTGTTGAGCACTTCAGACCATGCTACTGTTTAGTTTAACCTGAAAGAAGacattaaattatatttttagaaatcaAGTGTCAGGTATTGGCTTTACCTTTTCACAGTTGTCTCTGCTGGGACATTACTGAGCtgagaggagaagcagaaatggATCTGTCTGTTACTGATGATTTTGTTTCCAACAGTTGTAAGAGGATTCTTCCATACCATCAAGGCTCCCATTTGCTTTCATTGGTGATTGTTCAGATATTTAGAGGAGTATCATTGTAGTTGATGAGGACTCACCTACCTCGTTAGTACAGTCCCATTTCTCCACTGTGGCAGTCCAACACCATCAGCTCAGACACTGCTGAAATTGTAACTAACgctttcatgttttccttgCAAAAATTTATACACCTGTCAGAGAATTAGTGACAGTAATATACCTGGGATCAGCTTgctcttaatttaaaaagttatgGATGCAAAGGGTTATATTTTGACCTTTTATGCTCAGATGTATACACTTACTTCCACTAATCCATTTGATGtctcctgggaaaaaaacaaggcaCCTTAGTATGTCTGCAAAATAAgtcacacattttaaaattatatggaagaaaatattaatgcaatGCTTTACATTTGTTTAGCAAGACTGAGACTTTGTTTAGAATGGCTGAGACTCTCCAGAGGCAGTGAAAGTTTACTAAGGCTCACAACATCACCATTAATTAGATGAAGTTCAGTGAAGACTTTAGGTCAAAAAGATTAGTAATTTACTTGTAGGCACACAAGCAGCAGCATATGGGTAGAAATGGAATATGTAACTCCAAAGCCAGCATTTCCAGTTTTCTTGTTAGTCACTTTGTGTTTTCAGATGAAAACATATGCTAAACTCCATAGACAATTTGAAGCCAGTTTGAATATCCAAAGAAGGCTGTGATGATGTTTCAAATCGCTGAGAACCTCATTACAGACACTATGGAGAGAATTTATAAACAGAAATTCTTTGTCAATGATTTTGACAACCATAATAAATACTCTATAGAAtcagtattttgcatttaaaggttgttttaaatttgatttttactAACATCACCATCACAAGCATGCAATATTTTGTGGTCTCCAGTGGCATCAGTTCTCAATCATTTTAACAGACAATGGTGTAGCATTGTTTAGGTGGTGTTCACCACCTTGCAGCAAGGGGCATTTGAGGTTCAGATAATGATTTATCTCTTTTGTCCTTCTTGATTTGAAAGAAGGTACTGTTGCTAACATCTGTGTGcagtttttgtttatttcaaataaaagagAGAACATTCCTCCAAGATTGATAGGATTGCAGTTCCTCATAGCCAAACTAGCTCCATTATCTGTATCAGTAGTGTATAATGCAAAgataaaataagtttttatgCAAAGTTCTAATGAACAATTTGGTTCTTGTTTGTGGTTGTCTCAAGCTGGCTATCCAAATCTCAAGAAACAATAAAGGACATTGGGTAAATGCCtgttacatttttcagaaaaagaaacagaagtctTCTGTCTCTACCAGATTGCGTTGTGATTTTTGCTGGATGGTCTGTAACAATATCAAATGTGttcttctttgtcttccttcGCAGCTGGAGTTTCCATTTATTCACCCTTCCTGGAAGAATTAGCCTTTTAATCACTGGGTGTGTGccaaagcagtgaaaaagagGAACCACAAAATTTTTGAAGATGTGTGAAATAGATGTGCAAAATTTTTCTAGTTGCTTTCTGTGCCAGCATTTTCATGACTCTTGGCATTTTTTTATAATCCtatgttattaaaataaatgacacAGGAGAACAAGTGTAAGCTTAAGATGGTATAGAGAAATACGATAACTTTATATACATCTTTTGTAGGATTCAAGGTATGGAACAAGGATTGTCATGTGATTGAATCAGAGTGCAGCCTTACCAGTGTATTTTATTTGCAATGTCCTACCCATTAAGgacatgaaaaaatattgaaaatttaaGGATGGAAAGAAAGACGGGCaagtgttcttttaaaaattaattaattaaagatTAGGAAGAGTTTAGAAATCTGCAGCAAGAGACCATATCAACAAATGGAGGAACATAGTGAATTATAGATGTAAACTTTCGACTACCTGTAGTGCTTGATTATAAAGACCAAAGCAGGAGAGATTGATAAGCATTGCCTTGCAAGCTCAGAGAAGTACCTGAAAGTGTGTTGATCAATGCTGGACTCAGTACTGGGTTGCTGGTAAATGGCTTCCTTATCTCATACTGATCACAGGCTGCAATGAGGGAATCAAAAGAGGACAAAGGACAAAATCCAAACCTGTGAGCTTTCCCAAGGAGAAGTTATGTTACCATGCAAGAATGTTAGCTCTAGGTatgcagaaaaatgtgaaaggaaatatttgcttttaaaaatactgtctgTTACATGATCTGagcaaaacctcaaaaaccATAAAGATTGATGGCAGTAACAGTTGACATGGTTCTGCACTAATAACTAAAAACTAATAACATGATGATCTGTGATCCTGTTTTCTTCAGCAGAGATATTATTATTACGTTCTGCCACTCATTCAATGAAAGCAGAAGTTTGCAGATAAATAATTAGAGTTGCAAGCTGTataaactgaataaaaatgaaCCACGGAGAAATTTTTTGCCTTTATCTGAAGGTGACACAAGACAAAGACTTCTTTTGATGTAAGTGTGCCAGCTAGTTTGTCCATCCCATTCACATATAAAACTTTTCTCACAACCTCAACAAATGCAGGGGCTGCACATTTTTTGTTCTCTGCACCCACAAAGCTGCCTCTGGTTTGTTTACAAGCATCTTTAGACCTTGGATCATGTCTGCATCATCTGCGCTCTTACCATCATTATGTCCTAGGCAGTAAAGTTATACAGGTGTTTATAGTAGAACTTATTAAAATTAGAGGAGCATACAGAGAAAAGCTTTAGATTTTGGTCACTTTTTTACACAATCTCGTATGCTTTCCTAACCAGGGGAGGTTTGAGTGGTCTTATTTATTATATTGTATAAATTGTTCTTGATCTTTTAATACATACTCCAAGTACCgaattttcaaaaattcacTTTGCAGTACAGACAAACTCAGAAATCAGTAACTTTCTGCATTCTTTGTGAGATCCCATTCAGAAATTCAGTCTCAGAAAACTGGCTGGGTGATTGCATGATAGGAATATGTAGAAGTATTTTTAACATTGGATATTGGATATTAAATTTTAAGCACAGTCAACTGACATGTCCACTGACATGTTCCACAGATATTTTATTGCTTATTTTGGAGGTGGGAACGTTTTTATTCATTGGTGTTTATTCATTCACAGCATATCCAATTCCAGATATAGCAGGCAAGTGTTCCAGTTTGTAAAATTATTCCctctagtttttattttattctatatAATTTAGTTAGATTAATTTAAGTTTATAATCATTGCCAAAAAAAGTTATATACATTTTTTATCCAACTGTTTTTTATAGCCGCTGATTATCAGTAACAGCTTAAAacttagaaaaaataaagaatacaTGGAAAGACAATCAGGTTAATTAGATTTGTCCTTCCAAACACTCGTAGGTAAAGTCCATCCatttaaatctgatttaatCATGTGCTGAAGTGGCATGAAATTGAATGAAATCAAGCTGTCCATAGCCCAGAAAATGTTCTTACTGAGATATAAAAATCCTCAAGGATACCTATTAGTCAGCCTACTTGATAAGTCAAGGATAACTTTCTTGCTCAGTCACAAAGCTTCTGATTTATATATTGACTGCAGTGACTGGTAATGGGAGGATATTCTTTAAGGCTCAtaactttttattaaattctgtGCTGTGACTTTTGCAGAAATCACCTGTCTAACACTTCTTCTTTAGCAATTTTTGCTTGTTTATATAGAGCCAGTGTAATTACTTCATTGGGAAGGTAAAATACAGGGAGGTTTGGGTTCAAGGGAGATATTTGGCATTTACACAAGGGAAATTGTAAGCAGTCTAAAGAGGGTCACAAGTAAAATGAAGAGTTAAACACAGAGCAAGATTATTGACATGTATGACAGCTTCTGAAATTTAATAGTTAATGTATTATCAGtcagtgacttgggaagagaAACACAAGGAATTCAGAGTATGGCTATAAAAAATTGAGTACACTCACTCTTAGTTTCTTCACTGAAGTTTAATGGGACTTTTGGCGAGTTATACTATCTATTCTTCCTGATAGGAATCTCAGTCTGTTGTACAGTTCTGAAAAGTAAGCAAATTCTCCTAATCGAAAGATAAaagtgagattaaaaaaaaaaaaaatttaagtttgCTTCACATTACAGTTGGACCAAGACCACTACAAATAATTCTCACACGGCACCTTTGTGTTAATCTTCATGGATGACATTAGGAAGAAGGTCTTTATTAAAAAtcttgaaatattaaaaactcTGGCAAGCTCATCATATGTTTCCTTCAGAGTCTTTTATCTGCAACAAGAAACAATGTGCAGATGTAACATTTAAAACAATTCTaagagaagctggaaaaaaagttCTGGAAATTCACCCAATGTGGCAAAA encodes:
- the TMEM33 gene encoding transmembrane protein 33 codes for the protein MADSTQNGPMAGGAGGGAVQFLMANKLDTAMWISRLFTVYCSALFVLPLLGLHEAASFYQRALLANALTSALRLHQRLPHFQLSRAFLAQALLEDSCHYLLYSLIFVNSYPVTMSIFPVLLFSLLHAATYTKKVLDARSSNSVPFLRNLLEKLNANQQNILKFIACNEIFLMPATVFMLFSGQGSLLQPFIYYRFLTLRYSSRRNPYCRTLFTELRIVVEHLITKPSCPVFVRRLCLSGISFISRLAPTVA